The Marinilongibacter aquaticus genome has a window encoding:
- a CDS encoding DUF3244 domain-containing protein, with the protein MKKIVLAIALLVSVSTLTFAKNSDNFFTNLVKSDLTVKTLDGLKFKITATELMPNATVEIKDQRGHTLYKEKLTSENYAKVFNLSDLPDGNYKVYLSSGEVTFAKPIEIETQVKRIAKTK; encoded by the coding sequence ATGAAAAAGATAGTATTAGCAATAGCACTTTTGGTAAGCGTTTCTACTTTGACTTTTGCAAAAAACAGTGATAACTTCTTCACTAACTTGGTAAAGTCTGATCTTACAGTCAAAACTTTGGACGGTTTGAAATTCAAGATTACGGCTACAGAATTGATGCCAAACGCCACAGTGGAAATCAAAGACCAAAGAGGACATACGCTTTACAAAGAAAAGTTGACAAGCGAAAACTACGCCAAAGTATTCAATCTTTCTGATTTGCCAGACGGCAACTACAAAGTATACTTGAGCTCTGGTGAAGTGACTTTTGCAAAGCCGATCGAAATCGAAACGCAAGTAAAGAGAATAGCAAAAACAAAATAA
- a CDS encoding tetratricopeptide repeat protein, giving the protein MQEARLKILLEYLQEEPHDPFNRYAVAMEYMKSDVHEARKHLELLYAEHTGYLPLYYQLGQLYTAAEDFDRAEKVYTEGIGLARKMEDVKTEKELRGAYQIMKDEREEW; this is encoded by the coding sequence ATGCAAGAAGCAAGATTGAAAATTTTGTTGGAATATCTGCAAGAAGAGCCCCATGATCCATTTAATCGCTATGCCGTGGCCATGGAGTATATGAAGTCGGATGTACACGAAGCCCGCAAACATTTGGAATTGCTGTATGCTGAACATACAGGCTACCTGCCGCTGTACTATCAATTGGGGCAATTGTATACCGCAGCAGAAGATTTTGACCGAGCGGAAAAAGTATATACAGAAGGGATAGGCTTGGCTCGAAAAATGGAAGATGTAAAAACGGAAAAGGAGTTGCGGGGGGCGTATCAGATTATGAAGGACGAAAGAGAAGAATGGTAA
- a CDS encoding electron transfer flavoprotein subunit beta/FixA family protein, translating to MKILVCISSVPDTTAKISFVDNDTAFDKSSVTQIIGPYDDYALARAVELKEQVGGSVTVLNVGLSDTEPQIRKALAIGADDAVRIDAEPSDSYFVAEQIANYAKDKSFDLIMMGRETTDYNSGVVHGIVGQMLNIPSLSPVMELELDGNKAKISREIEGGKEKIEAALPLVLGCQEPIAEWKIANMRGIMSARKKPLEVLAPLGEALSQVDKYELPPAKGDCKIIPAEEAEKLIELLRNEAKVI from the coding sequence ATGAAAATTCTGGTTTGTATATCAAGTGTCCCGGATACCACCGCGAAAATTTCGTTCGTGGACAACGACACAGCCTTCGATAAATCTTCCGTTACACAAATAATTGGCCCTTACGACGACTACGCACTGGCCCGGGCAGTTGAGCTCAAAGAACAAGTGGGCGGCTCGGTTACAGTGCTTAATGTAGGGCTTTCCGATACCGAACCGCAAATTCGAAAGGCATTGGCCATTGGAGCGGACGATGCCGTGCGGATAGATGCCGAACCAAGCGATTCTTATTTTGTGGCAGAGCAGATAGCCAATTATGCCAAAGACAAGTCCTTTGATCTGATAATGATGGGACGTGAAACAACGGATTACAATTCGGGTGTGGTACACGGGATTGTGGGCCAAATGCTCAATATCCCTTCGCTTTCGCCTGTGATGGAACTCGAACTGGATGGAAACAAGGCCAAAATATCCCGCGAAATAGAAGGTGGTAAAGAAAAAATAGAGGCCGCTTTGCCTTTGGTGCTTGGCTGCCAAGAACCCATCGCTGAATGGAAAATTGCCAACATGCGAGGAATCATGTCGGCCCGAAAAAAGCCCTTAGAAGTTTTGGCTCCATTGGGTGAGGCTCTTAGTCAGGTAGACAAATACGAGTTGCCACCGGCGAAAGGTGATTGCAAAATCATTCCAGCCGAAGAGGCCGAGAAATTAATCGAATTGCTTCGAAATGAAGCCAAAGTAATTTAA
- a CDS encoding zinc dependent phospholipase C family protein — protein MKRKVAFLACSSLLFCISARTHWGFYAHQKINRLAVFTLPEELMGFYKSNIDYIAENAVNPDQRRYAVEGEAPRHYIDWDVYSDSVQAALRYTRWDEALGMLGEDTLMAYGIVPWHVVRMKARLTRAFVEKDLGRILRLSADLGHYIADAHVPLHTTQNYNGQKSDQVGIHGFWESRLPELFSVDYSFWLGQATYLEDPSKSIWTTVLESHAALDSVLTFEKVLNSRFRADKKYAIGERNGRTERNYSEAYAEAYHEMLKGQVERRMRQSVKLVGDFWFTAWVDAGQPDLSALPIYEVDKEEVEKQRELWLKRVLKVRSEGDG, from the coding sequence ATGAAACGTAAAGTTGCTTTTCTGGCCTGCTCGAGCCTTTTGTTTTGTATTTCTGCCCGCACGCATTGGGGCTTTTATGCCCATCAAAAAATAAACCGGCTTGCCGTGTTTACGCTTCCCGAAGAGCTGATGGGCTTCTACAAAAGCAATATCGATTACATTGCAGAGAATGCCGTGAATCCCGACCAGCGAAGGTATGCGGTAGAAGGCGAGGCTCCAAGGCATTATATCGATTGGGACGTGTATTCCGATTCTGTGCAAGCGGCTTTGCGGTATACACGTTGGGATGAAGCTTTGGGAATGTTGGGTGAAGATACACTGATGGCCTACGGGATTGTGCCCTGGCATGTAGTGAGAATGAAAGCCCGGCTTACGCGGGCCTTTGTAGAGAAAGATTTGGGGCGGATCTTGCGTCTTTCGGCAGATTTGGGGCATTATATCGCAGATGCCCATGTGCCTTTGCATACTACGCAAAATTACAACGGGCAGAAGAGTGATCAGGTCGGGATTCACGGTTTTTGGGAAAGCCGTTTGCCCGAGCTCTTTTCGGTCGATTACAGCTTTTGGCTGGGGCAGGCAACTTATTTGGAAGACCCCTCGAAAAGTATCTGGACAACGGTATTGGAATCCCATGCGGCTCTCGATTCTGTCTTGACCTTCGAAAAGGTACTGAATTCCCGCTTTCGAGCAGACAAGAAATATGCCATTGGCGAAAGGAATGGGCGTACAGAGCGGAATTATTCAGAGGCTTATGCCGAAGCTTACCATGAGATGCTGAAAGGACAAGTGGAACGTCGCATGAGGCAGTCTGTGAAGCTCGTGGGCGATTTTTGGTTTACGGCTTGGGTAGATGCAGGGCAACCGGATTTGAGTGCTTTGCCGATATATGAGGTCGATAAAGAGGAGGTGGAAAAGCAGCGGGAGCTGTGGTTGAAGCGGGTTTTGAAAGTGCGTAGTGAGGGCGATGGGTAA
- a CDS encoding electron transfer flavoprotein subunit alpha/FixB family protein has translation MNVLIYAETAEGTFKKTALEAIFYGSKVAEKTGGKSIVLAIGPGEQAEMAKAGNYGAEKVLHAQGDQLDTANIAAYAEVLVAAAQKSEAELIVTAKSSLADAVTARAAGALKAGIVGNVTDLPDLSNGFKVKRSIFTGKAFAETTIQSPTKIVALKKNAVSAEASTQTAEVEGFSVDLDAGLFSTKVVETIKAKGEVPLPEADLVVSGGRGMKGPEHWQPLLDLAEALGASTACSKPVSDMDWRPHHEHVGQTGVKIAPNLYIACGISGAIQHLAGVNASKVIVVINTDPEAPFFKAADYGIVGDVFEVLPKLTAAVKAL, from the coding sequence ATGAACGTTTTAATATATGCCGAAACGGCCGAAGGAACATTTAAGAAAACCGCTCTCGAAGCCATTTTTTACGGTTCAAAAGTAGCCGAAAAAACAGGTGGCAAAAGTATTGTATTGGCCATTGGCCCTGGTGAACAAGCCGAAATGGCCAAAGCCGGAAACTACGGAGCCGAAAAAGTACTCCATGCTCAAGGCGATCAATTGGATACGGCCAACATAGCTGCATACGCAGAGGTTTTGGTTGCCGCAGCCCAAAAAAGTGAGGCCGAACTTATCGTAACAGCAAAATCTTCGCTGGCCGATGCCGTAACGGCTCGAGCGGCGGGAGCCTTAAAAGCAGGAATAGTGGGCAATGTAACCGACCTGCCCGACCTCTCCAATGGTTTCAAAGTGAAACGAAGCATTTTTACGGGCAAAGCCTTTGCCGAAACCACTATTCAATCGCCTACAAAAATCGTGGCCCTGAAAAAGAACGCCGTGAGTGCCGAGGCGTCTACGCAAACTGCTGAAGTAGAAGGCTTTTCGGTAGACTTGGATGCTGGGCTTTTCAGCACAAAAGTAGTGGAAACCATAAAAGCCAAAGGAGAGGTGCCTTTGCCCGAAGCCGACCTTGTAGTTTCCGGTGGCCGCGGCATGAAAGGCCCCGAACATTGGCAGCCCTTGCTCGACCTGGCCGAAGCTTTGGGAGCCAGCACGGCCTGCTCGAAACCCGTTTCGGATATGGACTGGCGTCCGCACCATGAGCATGTGGGGCAAACTGGGGTGAAAATAGCTCCGAACCTTTACATTGCCTGTGGCATTTCTGGGGCCATTCAACACCTGGCGGGCGTAAATGCATCCAAGGTGATCGTGGTCATCAATACCGATCCGGAAGCCCCGTTCTTCAAAGCCGCAGACTACGGTATTGTGGGCGATGTATTCGAAGTTTTGCCTAAACTTACTGCGGCGGTCAAAGCTTTATAA